One Myxococcus stipitatus genomic window, CCCAGCTCCCGGGCGCGTTCCTTGATTCGCTCACGCTGCATGCCCCGGCCGTCATCGGACAGCTCCACGATGACGCTCCCTGCATCATGGACTGCCCGCAGGCGCAGTCGGCCACATTCATCCTTGCCCGCCGCGCGCCGCTCCGCCGGCGTCTCGATGCCGTGGTCCAGGGCGTTGCGCAGCAGGTGGAGCAGCGGGTCGCGCAGGGCCTCCAGCACGGCCGTGTCCAGGGTGACGTCCTCGCCCTCCAGCTCCAGCAGCGCCAGCTTGCCCTGATCCCTGGCCAGGTCTCGCACCGTGCGCAGGTGCTGCCGGAACAGCGGCCCCACGGGCACCATGCGCACCCGCATGACCTCTTCCTGGAGCTCGTGGAAGAGCGTGTCCATCTCCCGCTGCTGCGTGAGGGCCTCGTCCCAGCTCGCGCCGGAGGACTCCGCCTCCATCAGGAACTGCGTCATCCGCCCCCGAGCGATGGACAGCTCCGCGGTGAGCGTGACGATGCGGTCCAGCCGCTCGACGTCCATCCGCAGGGAGCGGCCCCGCGCCGCCGCGCGCGCCTCCATGGGGAGGGGGACGTCCTCGACGGGGAGGACCCCGGCGACCGGAAGGCCCGGCCCGCCCGTGGCACCCCCTTCCCTCAGGCGCGCGAGCTGGGCCTGATGCGCGGGCCCGAGCTGGTCCATGCCCGCCACCGCCGCGCGCGTCAGCTCCCGCAGGTGGTCCACCGCGCCCAGCAGGAGTGAAACCCACGGCTCTCCCACGGCGAGGCGCTGGTCGAGCAGGGCCTGGATCAGGTCCTCGGCGCCGTGGACGTAGTCCGTCAGCGCCTGGAAGCCCAGCGAGCTCGCGCTGCCCTTGAGGTTGTGAGCCAGCCGGAAGAGCGCCCGCAGGCGTTCCTCGTCCGGCCGCGCCTCCAGGGCGATGAGCGTCTCCTCCATCGAGGAGAGCAGCTCCTCCGCCTCGTCGGCGAAGATGGCCAGCACCCGTTGCCACTCGGCCCCGAGGCCCGGCGGGGGTCCACTCGCGCCGCCGCTCACGGCAGCGCCTCCTCCCGGAGGACATACGTCTTCCAGAGGCGATGCCCCGACCCCAGGGCATCCACGAAACAACGCGTCTTGTCAGTGGTCATCGAGGTACGGATCGAACGGCAGGAGAGGAGCCCATGGACACCACGCGCCAGCCCGCGGAATACCCTCCGCCCGGGCCACCCCGCGTGGGAAATGTCACGAAGCGGACACCACCTTATCGCTTGATGATAAAAGTTTCAAATGTGTCGCGCGACTCCGCGTCAACCCCGACGGGCTCGGATTTGACAAGCCATTGAGGGGTGTTTCAGACCTCGACCGGGGTGTATTCGACCCGCCAATCACAGACATCCGACCCACGCGGGAAGTGCGGATGCGCGGGCGTGCAACGGACTTCGTGTATCAAACAGCGGAGGACTGAGCCGGCGCGAGGCGGAGCGGCCCCGGCGCACCTGGCGCGCGCCAGGGCCCTGAGCGCGAAAGACAAGCTGCCTGCCCACGCCGGCCGTGGAAGGCGCGAGGAGCGGCCCGGACTTCGGGTGCTCGTGACACGGCTTGTATCAAGCGAGGAAGGCGCGGCGCGTCGAGGAACGACACCCGCGCCTTCGACACACATCCCCCGGCTACTCCTTGTGGGGGACCAACTTGTCCACCATCGCCTTGAAGGACTGCTTGATGACACCGGGCATGTTCTCGTCGCCGCTGGCGAGCGACTCGGCGAAGTGGCGGGCCTGCTCGAGGCTGATGTGCGGGGGGAGCGGTGGCACGTCCGGGTCGACATAGGCCTCGAAGACCACGGGCCGGTCCGCGGAGAGCGCCCGGTCCCAGGCGCGGGCCAGCTGCTCCGGGCGATCCACGCGGACGCCCTCCAGCCCCAGGGACTCCGCGTAGCGCGCGTAGGGGAAGTCGGGCAGCGTCTGCGTGGCGGGGTTCTTCGGGTCCCCCGCCAGCACCCGCTGCTCCCACGTCACCTGGTTGAGGTCCCGGTTGTTGAGGACGAGGACCACGAAGCGTGGATCCTTCCAGTCCTTCCAGTACTTCGCCACGGTGATGAGCTCCGCGTTGCCGTTCATCTGCATGGCGCCATCCCCCACCATGGCCAGCACGGGCCGTTCGGGGAAGGCGAACTTCGCGCCGATGGCGTACGGCATGCCGCAGCCCATGGTGGCGAGGTTGCCGGAGAGCGAGGCCATCATCCCCTTGCGGACCCTGATGTCGCGCGCGAACCAGTTGGTCCCGGAGCCGGAGTCCGCCGTGAGGATGACGCCGTCGGGCAGCTTCGGCGACAACTCCCAGAAGACGCGTTGAGGGTTGATGGGGTCCGCCGAGTTCATCGCCTGGGCCTCGCTCATCTTCCACCACTGCCGGACGCCCCGCTCCACCCGCTCGCGCCAGCCGCGGTCCCCCTTGCGTCGCAGCAGGGGAATCAAGGCGCGCAGCGTCTCCTGGCTGTCCCCCACCAGGCCCACCTCCATGGGGTAGCGGATGGCGAGCATGCGGGCGTCCAGGTCCACCTGGACGCCCCGCGCCTGTCCCTCCGGAGGCAGGAACTCCGCGTAGGGGAAGCTGGTGCCCACCATCAACAGCGTGTCGCACTCCATCATCAAATCCCACGACGGCTTCGTCCCGAGCAGCCCGATGGAGCCGGTGACGAAGGGCAGCGCATCCGGCAGCACCGCCTTGCCCAGCAGGGCCTTGGCCACGCCGGCGCCCAGCAGCTCCGCGACCTCCACGACCTCGTCCGCGGCGCCACGCGCCCCCGCGCCAATGAGCATGGCCACCCGGTGCCCGGCGTTGAGCACCTCCGCCGCGCGACGCAGGTCCCTCTCCTGGGGCAGCACGCGCGGCTCGCTGTAACCCACGCCGGAGTGGATGGTGCCGTGCTTGTGCGCGGGGCGCTGGTACTCCAGCTCCTGCACGTCGTTGGGGATGATGACGCAGGTCACCGTGCGCTCGGCGCGGGCGATACGCACCGCGCGGTCGATGGCGTGCCGCACCGCCGAGGGCTTCGTCACCTGGGTGATGTATTCGCTCGCCACGTCCTTGAAGAGCACGGGCAGGTCCACCTCCTGCTGGTAGTGGCCGCCGAGCGCGGCGCGCGCCTGCTGCCCGACGATGGCCACCACCGGTTGGTGGTCGAGCTTCGCGTCGTAGAGGCCGTTGAGCAGGTGGATGGCGCCCGGACCCGAGGTGGCCAGGCACACGCCGACCTCGCCGGTGAACTTCGCGTGCGCGCACGCGGCGAAGGCGGCCATCTCCTCGTGACGGACCTGGATGAACTCGAACTCGGAGGTGCGCCCCAGCGCGCCGACGATGCCGTTGATGCCATCCCCCGGGTACCCGTAGATGCGGCGGATGCCCCACTGCCCCAGGCGATAGAGCAGGTAGTCGGAGACCGTGGCGCCCATGCGAAGCTCCTCGTCGTCGATGACGATGTGACGTGCTCCGTCCAATGCTGGGCACGTGCGTACGGCGCGAGGAGCCCCGCCAGCCCCAGGCGGGCAGCCGAGTCCTCCACCCCGGCATCTCCACCGGAGCAGGTGGGCATGCCCCAAGGCTGTCTCATGCCCGCGCCGGAGGCGCCGGTGCGCAGCTTCAACCCCGGGTCCGCCCACGGGCGCCCCTGACCCCCAACCCCCAAGGAGGCTCGACATGCGGACCACGCAGGCGATTCAACGCACCTGGTCGCGGCTGTCCCGCGAGCGCCCCGTGCCCCAGCCGATCCCCGGCGGCCAGGGTGGCGACGTCCTGGTGGACTCGCGCGGCCTGGAGCAGGACCTGCGCCACGCCCTCGAGGGCGAGGTCCGCTTCGACGACGGGAGCCGCGCCCTGTACGCCACGGATGCGTCCAACTACCGGCAGGTCCCCATCGGCGTCGTCATCCCCCGGAGCCTGGACGACGTCATCCAGACGGTGCGTGTCTGCCGGGAGTACGGCGCCCCGCTCCTGTCCCGGGGCGGCGGCACCAGCCTCGCGGGCCAGTGCTGCAACGTGGCCGTGGTCATCGACTGGACGAAGTACCTGGGCGGCGTGCTGGAGCTGACGCCCGCGACGAAGTCCGCCCGCGTCCTCCCGGGCACCGTGCTGGACGTCCTCCGGAATCAGGCCGAGCGCTACCACCTCACCTTCGGACCGGACCCGGCCACGCACGACCACTGCACGCTCGGAGGCATGCTAGGCAACAACTCCTGTGGCTCCCACGCGCAGATGGCGGGCCCCGTGTCGCACAACGTGCTGGAGCTGGACGTGCTCACGTACGACGGGCTGCGCCTGCGCGTGGGGCCCACGTCCGACGCGCAGCTCCAGGCCTGCCTCCGCGCGGAAGGACGGGTGGGCGAGCTCTACCGCCGACTCAAGGACCTGAGGGATCGCTACGCGGACGAGATCCGCCGCCGCTATCCCCGAATCCCCCGGCGCATCTCCGGGTACAACCTGGACGCCCTGCTCCCGGAGCAGGGCTTCGACGTGGCGAAGGCCCTGGTCGGCACGGAGGGCACCTGCGTCACCCTCCTCACCGCGAAGCTGCGGCTGATCGACAGCCCGCCCCACCGCGTGGTGGTCATGCTCGGCTACCCGGACATCTACGCCGCTGGCGACCAGGCCCATGTCCTCGCCGACCGCTTCCACCCGCTCGCGCTGGAGGGGATGGACGACGAGCTCATCCACAACGTCGTCTTGAAGGGCCAGGCGGACGAGCACGCGTCCGTCCTCCCCCGCAGCTCGCACGCCGAGTTCCTCTCGATCCTCCCGGGAG contains:
- a CDS encoding thiamine pyrophosphate-requiring protein, with the translated sequence MGATVSDYLLYRLGQWGIRRIYGYPGDGINGIVGALGRTSEFEFIQVRHEEMAAFAACAHAKFTGEVGVCLATSGPGAIHLLNGLYDAKLDHQPVVAIVGQQARAALGGHYQQEVDLPVLFKDVASEYITQVTKPSAVRHAIDRAVRIARAERTVTCVIIPNDVQELEYQRPAHKHGTIHSGVGYSEPRVLPQERDLRRAAEVLNAGHRVAMLIGAGARGAADEVVEVAELLGAGVAKALLGKAVLPDALPFVTGSIGLLGTKPSWDLMMECDTLLMVGTSFPYAEFLPPEGQARGVQVDLDARMLAIRYPMEVGLVGDSQETLRALIPLLRRKGDRGWRERVERGVRQWWKMSEAQAMNSADPINPQRVFWELSPKLPDGVILTADSGSGTNWFARDIRVRKGMMASLSGNLATMGCGMPYAIGAKFAFPERPVLAMVGDGAMQMNGNAELITVAKYWKDWKDPRFVVLVLNNRDLNQVTWEQRVLAGDPKNPATQTLPDFPYARYAESLGLEGVRVDRPEQLARAWDRALSADRPVVFEAYVDPDVPPLPPHISLEQARHFAESLASGDENMPGVIKQSFKAMVDKLVPHKE
- a CDS encoding chemotaxis protein CheA codes for the protein MSGGASGPPPGLGAEWQRVLAIFADEAEELLSSMEETLIALEARPDEERLRALFRLAHNLKGSASSLGFQALTDYVHGAEDLIQALLDQRLAVGEPWVSLLLGAVDHLRELTRAAVAGMDQLGPAHQAQLARLREGGATGGPGLPVAGVLPVEDVPLPMEARAAARGRSLRMDVERLDRIVTLTAELSIARGRMTQFLMEAESSGASWDEALTQQREMDTLFHELQEEVMRVRMVPVGPLFRQHLRTVRDLARDQGKLALLELEGEDVTLDTAVLEALRDPLLHLLRNALDHGIETPAERRAAGKDECGRLRLRAVHDAGSVIVELSDDGRGMQRERIKERARELGLVSASERLRDEEVDRLVFEPGFSTARTVTELSGRGVGMDVVRRDVEAMRGTVGVRSQDGQGTTMTLRLPLTLAVIQGFAMGVGDQVYVAPIELVQECLELPASQRTADEAGMLSLRGQPVPFLRLRTVFGLGGTAPARENVVILRHPDGIVGLAVDHLQGDGQRVIRPLGRLFQDAPGISGSTILGDGRVGLILDTPALVRRAIRRAAERSDFPLTEATRAPDAAVRPPPIRDTEQ